The Pseudomonas triclosanedens genome has a window encoding:
- a CDS encoding HlyC/CorC family transporter, whose product MSEDRSSNGHKSWLDKITQAFAHEPRNRQELLELLREAHDNKLLDSEALSIVEGAIQVADLQVRDIMVPRSQMISIKSTQTPRDFLPAIIDAAHSRYPVIGESLDDIMGVLLAKDLLPLILHDQNHAFNIRDLLRPATFVPESKRLNVLLREFRANRNHMAIVIDEYGGVAGLVTIEDVLEQIVGDIEDEHDVEEDSYIKPLPSGDFIVKALTPVEAFNDFFGAEFSDEEFDTIGGVVMSAFGHLPKRNETTELGGFRFRVLNADSRRLHLLRLTPLQD is encoded by the coding sequence ATGAGCGAAGACCGATCGAGCAATGGGCACAAGTCGTGGTTGGACAAGATCACCCAGGCTTTTGCCCATGAGCCGAGAAACCGCCAGGAGCTGCTGGAGCTGCTGCGCGAAGCCCACGACAACAAGCTGCTCGACAGCGAGGCGCTGTCCATCGTCGAGGGGGCGATTCAGGTCGCCGACCTGCAAGTACGGGACATCATGGTCCCGCGTTCGCAGATGATCTCCATCAAATCGACGCAAACTCCCCGAGACTTTCTCCCCGCCATCATCGATGCCGCTCACTCGCGCTATCCGGTGATCGGAGAGAGTCTGGACGACATCATGGGCGTCCTGCTGGCCAAGGATCTGCTGCCGCTGATCCTCCACGACCAGAACCATGCCTTCAACATCAGAGACCTGCTGCGCCCGGCGACCTTCGTGCCGGAGTCCAAGCGACTGAATGTGCTGCTGCGCGAGTTCCGTGCCAATCGCAACCACATGGCCATTGTCATCGACGAATACGGCGGCGTGGCGGGCCTGGTTACCATCGAGGACGTGCTGGAGCAGATCGTCGGCGACATCGAGGACGAGCACGACGTCGAGGAAGACAGCTACATCAAGCCATTGCCCAGCGGCGACTTCATCGTCAAGGCACTGACCCCGGTGGAAGCCTTCAACGACTTCTTCGGCGCCGAATTCTCCGATGAAGAATTCGACACCATCGGCGGTGTAGTCATGAGTGCCTTCGGCCACCTGCCCAAGCGCAACGAAACCACCGAGCTGGGCGGTTTTCGCTTCCGTGTGCTCAATGCCGACAGCCGCCGCCTGCACCTCCTGCGTCTGACCCCACTGCAGGACTGA
- the leuS gene encoding leucine--tRNA ligase has protein sequence MHEQYQPLEVESQAQNFWNEHNSFRVDEVAGKEKFYCLSMFPYPSGKLHMGHVRNYTIGDVISRYHRMQGKNVLQPMGWDAFGMPAENAAMKNNVAPAAWTYDNIAYMKSQLNSLGLAIDWSREVTTCKPDYYRWEQWLFTRLFEKGVIYRKNGTVNWDPVDQTVLANEQVIDGRGWRSGALIEKREIPMYYFKITAYAEELLSSLDDLPGWPEQVKTMQRNWIGKSRGMEIAFPYDQASIGEAGQLKVFTTRPDTLMGATYVAVAAEHPLATLAAQRDPSLQAFIDECKRGGVAEADIATQEKKGVATSLFVEHPLTGDKLPVWIANYVLMTYGEGAVMAVPGHDERDFEFSNKYGLPIVQVIAKVEGDNDFEPGTWKEWYGLKDDSVRTINSGKYDNLGYQAAFDAIGADLAAKGLGQQRTQFRLRDWGISRQRYWGCPIPIIHCDACGDVPVPADQLPVVLPEDVVPDGAGSPLAKMPEFYECNCPKCGQPAKRETDTMDTFVESSWYFARYACPQFEDGMLDKKAANYWLPVDQYIGGIEHAILHLLYARFFHKLMRDEGLVDSDEPFKNLLTQGMVVAETYYRTTANGGKDWFNPADVEVERDAKAKVIGARLKTDGQPVEIGGTEKMSKSKNNGVDPQAMIDAYGADTCRLFMMFASPPDMSLEWSDSGVEGASRFLRRVWRLAQAHVSAGPAGAVDKSVLDDAQKAIHRSIHLAIRQASQDVGQHHKFNTAIAAVMTLMNVLEKAPTATDTDRALLQEGLETVTLLLAPITPHICHVIWQELGKDGAVIDANWPQVDEAALVQDSLQLVVQVNGKLRGHIEVPASASREDVEASARANENVLRFTDGLTIRKVIVVPGKLVNIVAN, from the coding sequence ATGCACGAGCAATACCAGCCTCTCGAGGTCGAATCCCAGGCCCAGAACTTCTGGAACGAACACAACTCCTTCCGCGTCGACGAAGTCGCTGGCAAGGAGAAGTTCTATTGCCTGTCGATGTTCCCGTATCCGAGCGGCAAGCTACACATGGGGCACGTGCGCAACTACACCATCGGTGACGTGATCAGCCGCTACCACCGCATGCAGGGCAAGAATGTCCTGCAGCCGATGGGCTGGGACGCATTCGGCATGCCGGCGGAAAACGCCGCGATGAAGAACAACGTCGCACCGGCGGCCTGGACCTACGACAACATCGCCTACATGAAGTCCCAGCTGAACAGCCTGGGCCTGGCCATCGACTGGTCCCGCGAAGTCACCACCTGCAAGCCAGACTACTACCGCTGGGAACAATGGCTGTTCACCCGCCTGTTCGAGAAGGGCGTGATCTACCGCAAGAACGGCACCGTGAACTGGGACCCGGTCGACCAGACCGTACTGGCCAACGAGCAGGTCATCGACGGCCGTGGCTGGCGTTCGGGCGCGCTGATCGAGAAGCGCGAAATCCCGATGTACTACTTCAAGATCACAGCCTACGCCGAAGAGCTGCTGTCCAGCCTCGACGACCTGCCGGGCTGGCCCGAGCAGGTCAAGACCATGCAGCGCAACTGGATCGGCAAGTCCCGCGGCATGGAGATCGCCTTCCCCTATGACCAGGCCTCCATCGGCGAAGCCGGCCAATTGAAGGTCTTCACCACCCGTCCGGACACCCTGATGGGCGCCACCTACGTCGCCGTGGCCGCCGAGCACCCGCTGGCCACACTGGCCGCCCAGCGCGACCCGTCGCTGCAGGCGTTCATCGACGAGTGCAAGCGCGGCGGCGTGGCCGAGGCCGACATCGCCACCCAGGAGAAGAAAGGCGTTGCCACTTCCCTGTTCGTCGAACACCCGCTGACCGGCGACAAATTGCCGGTGTGGATCGCCAACTACGTCCTGATGACCTACGGCGAAGGCGCCGTGATGGCCGTTCCGGGGCACGACGAACGCGACTTCGAATTCTCCAACAAGTACGGCCTGCCGATCGTCCAGGTCATCGCCAAGGTCGAAGGTGACAACGACTTCGAGCCGGGCACCTGGAAAGAGTGGTACGGCCTGAAGGACGACAGCGTCCGCACCATCAACTCCGGCAAGTACGACAACCTCGGCTACCAGGCCGCATTCGACGCCATCGGCGCCGATCTCGCCGCCAAGGGGCTGGGCCAGCAGCGTACCCAGTTCCGCTTGCGCGACTGGGGCATCAGCCGCCAGCGCTACTGGGGCTGCCCGATCCCGATCATTCATTGCGACGCCTGTGGCGACGTACCGGTCCCGGCCGACCAGTTGCCGGTCGTGCTGCCCGAAGACGTGGTGCCGGACGGCGCCGGCTCACCGCTGGCCAAGATGCCCGAGTTCTACGAGTGCAACTGTCCGAAATGCGGCCAGCCGGCCAAGCGCGAAACCGACACGATGGACACCTTCGTCGAGTCCTCCTGGTACTTCGCCCGCTACGCCTGCCCGCAGTTCGAAGATGGCATGCTGGACAAGAAGGCCGCCAACTACTGGCTGCCGGTCGACCAGTACATCGGCGGCATCGAGCACGCCATTCTCCACCTGCTCTATGCGCGCTTCTTCCACAAGCTGATGCGCGACGAGGGACTGGTCGACTCCGACGAGCCGTTCAAGAACCTGCTGACTCAGGGCATGGTGGTCGCCGAGACCTACTACCGCACCACTGCCAACGGCGGCAAGGACTGGTTCAACCCGGCTGACGTCGAAGTCGAGCGCGATGCCAAGGCCAAGGTCATCGGCGCGCGCCTGAAGACCGACGGCCAGCCGGTAGAAATCGGTGGCACCGAGAAGATGTCCAAGTCCAAGAACAACGGTGTGGACCCGCAGGCAATGATCGATGCCTACGGCGCCGATACCTGCCGCCTGTTCATGATGTTCGCCTCGCCGCCGGACATGAGCCTGGAGTGGTCCGATTCCGGCGTCGAAGGTGCGAGCCGCTTCCTGCGCCGCGTCTGGCGCCTGGCCCAGGCCCACGTCAGCGCGGGTCCGGCCGGCGCGGTCGACAAGTCCGTTCTCGACGACGCGCAGAAGGCCATCCACCGCTCCATCCACCTGGCTATCCGCCAGGCCAGCCAGGACGTGGGCCAGCATCACAAGTTCAATACTGCCATCGCTGCCGTGATGACGCTGATGAACGTGCTGGAAAAGGCCCCGACGGCTACCGACACCGACCGCGCACTGCTGCAGGAAGGCCTGGAGACTGTCACCCTGCTGCTCGCCCCGATCACCCCGCACATCTGCCATGTGATCTGGCAGGAGCTGGGCAAGGATGGCGCAGTGATCGACGCCAACTGGCCGCAGGTCGACGAAGCAGCCCTGGTGCAGGACAGCCTGCAACTGGTAGTTCAGGTCAACGGCAAGCTGCGCGGCCACATCGAAGTGCCGGCCAGCGCCAGCCGCGAAGATGTGGAAGCCTCGGCGCGCGCCAACGAGAACGTGCTGCGCTTCACCGATGGCCTGACCATTCGCAAGGTGATCGTGGTTCCGGGCAAGCTGGTCAATATCGTGGCCAACTGA
- the ybeY gene encoding rRNA maturation RNase YbeY, translating to MLELDLQLASEASGLPGEADFRRWCELALRQRQNDSELTIRLVDEPEGRELNRTWRHKDYATNVLSFPADVPDELLDIPLLGDLVICAPVVTREAAEQGKSPEAHWAHLVIHGCLHLLGYDHIEDAEAEEMENLERELLAELGHPDPYAADEE from the coding sequence ATGCTTGAACTGGACCTGCAGCTCGCCTCCGAGGCGAGCGGCCTGCCGGGCGAAGCCGACTTCCGCCGCTGGTGCGAACTGGCCCTGCGCCAGCGCCAGAACGACTCGGAACTGACCATCCGCCTGGTCGACGAACCGGAAGGACGCGAGCTCAATCGCACCTGGCGGCACAAGGACTACGCCACCAACGTCCTGTCCTTCCCTGCCGACGTGCCCGACGAACTCCTGGACATCCCACTGCTCGGCGACCTGGTGATCTGCGCACCCGTGGTCACCCGCGAAGCCGCCGAGCAGGGCAAATCCCCCGAGGCCCACTGGGCCCATCTCGTCATCCACGGTTGCCTGCATCTGCTCGGCTACGATCACATCGAAGACGCCGAAGCCGAAGAAATGGAAAACCTGGAACGAGAGTTGCTGGCCGAACTGGGTCACCCGGACCCATACGCGGCCGATGAAGAATAA
- the holA gene encoding DNA polymerase III subunit delta translates to MKLNPGQLAKHLQGNLAAVYVVSGDEPLLCQEACDAIRTACRERDFGERLVFNAEANFDWGQLLEAGASLSLFAEKRLIELRLPSGKPGDKGAAILLEYLQRPPEDTVLLVSLPKLDGSTQKTKWAKALIDGDVAQFLQIWPIDVHQLPQWIRQRLSQAGLAASQEAVDLIATRVEGNLLAAAQEIEKLKLLADGQQIDAATVQAAVADSARFDVFGLIDAALGGEAAHCLRMLEGLRGEGVEPPVILWALAREIRVLASLAQQFGQGVPLEKAFSQARPPIWDKRRPLMTRALQRHSASRWNQMLQDAQIIDAQIKGQAAGSPWNGLARLALLVAGQRISLPSA, encoded by the coding sequence ATGAAGCTGAATCCCGGACAACTCGCCAAGCACCTGCAGGGCAACCTTGCCGCAGTCTATGTCGTCAGCGGCGACGAGCCCCTGCTTTGCCAGGAAGCCTGCGACGCCATTCGCACAGCCTGCCGCGAGCGCGACTTCGGCGAGCGCCTGGTGTTCAACGCCGAAGCCAATTTCGACTGGGGCCAGCTCCTGGAAGCCGGCGCCAGCCTTTCGCTATTCGCCGAAAAGCGCCTGATCGAACTGCGCCTGCCGTCCGGCAAGCCCGGCGACAAGGGCGCCGCGATCCTCCTGGAGTACCTGCAGCGCCCGCCGGAGGACACAGTCCTGCTGGTCAGCCTGCCGAAGCTTGACGGCAGCACCCAGAAGACCAAATGGGCCAAGGCACTGATCGACGGCGACGTCGCCCAGTTCCTGCAAATCTGGCCGATCGACGTGCACCAGTTGCCGCAATGGATTCGCCAGCGACTCTCCCAGGCCGGGCTCGCTGCCAGCCAGGAAGCGGTGGACCTGATCGCCACCCGGGTGGAAGGCAACCTGCTGGCCGCCGCTCAGGAAATCGAAAAACTCAAGCTGCTGGCCGACGGCCAGCAGATCGACGCCGCCACCGTTCAGGCTGCGGTCGCCGACAGCGCACGCTTCGACGTTTTCGGCCTGATCGATGCCGCCCTCGGCGGTGAAGCAGCCCACTGCCTGCGCATGCTCGAAGGGCTGCGCGGCGAAGGGGTAGAACCGCCAGTAATTCTCTGGGCCCTGGCCCGGGAAATCCGCGTGCTGGCCAGCCTTGCCCAACAGTTCGGCCAGGGCGTGCCGCTGGAGAAAGCCTTCAGCCAGGCTCGGCCGCCAATCTGGGACAAGCGCCGCCCACTGATGACACGTGCCCTGCAGCGCCATTCCGCCAGCCGCTGGAACCAGATGCTGCAGGACGCCCAGATAATCGATGCGCAAATCAAGGGACAAGCGGCAGGCAGCCCCTGGAACGGCCTCGCCCGCCTAGCACTGCTGGTCGCCGGTCAGCGCATCAGCCTGCCGTCGGCCTGA
- a CDS encoding YciI family protein, which produces MKYLCMIYFDERKAAQVPEAELRGIVDECMTYSEQLRRSGNYIAANALLPTPTGRTLRGQGEQLSITDGPFAETKEQLGGFYLIEAKDMEEAQRIAAKIPPGRLGCVEVRQVREWE; this is translated from the coding sequence ATGAAGTATCTCTGCATGATCTATTTCGATGAGCGCAAGGCGGCTCAAGTGCCGGAAGCCGAACTGCGCGGTATCGTCGACGAGTGCATGACCTACAGCGAGCAGTTGCGCCGCAGTGGCAATTACATCGCGGCCAACGCGCTGTTGCCGACGCCGACCGGCAGGACGCTGCGAGGGCAGGGTGAGCAGCTATCGATCACCGATGGACCGTTTGCCGAAACCAAGGAGCAACTTGGCGGCTTCTACCTGATCGAGGCGAAGGATATGGAGGAAGCCCAGCGCATCGCCGCGAAAATTCCGCCGGGGCGGCTGGGCTGCGTGGAGGTGCGCCAGGTGCGGGAGTGGGAGTGA
- a CDS encoding YdcF family protein yields MPVRFILKQLFMPPGLLLLLLLLGFLLRRRYPRFSVLCFFAGFSGLLVMSLPVTVEWAARQLERQPPLEPTQWSVLAQRADAIVVLGAGRVRGDRAWGEDQPGLMARERLRYAARLAKASGLPVLTSGGLHYGTPPSEARIMAQSLLDDYGVPVRWEEGRSRTTWENAQFSARMLRDAGIRRVVLVTNAAHMPRSLWSFERAGLEVVPAPSGYIGVDDAVPMGGWLPESRAIWQSGQLLNEAIGLVGYRLFYR; encoded by the coding sequence ATGCCTGTCCGCTTCATCCTCAAACAGCTTTTCATGCCGCCGGGGCTGCTGCTTCTGCTGCTGCTCCTGGGTTTTTTGCTGCGCCGCCGCTATCCGCGCTTTTCCGTGCTGTGTTTCTTCGCGGGCTTTTCCGGCCTGCTGGTAATGAGCCTGCCGGTGACGGTCGAATGGGCTGCCCGGCAACTGGAACGGCAGCCTCCGCTTGAACCGACCCAATGGTCCGTTCTGGCGCAGCGCGCCGACGCCATCGTGGTGCTGGGTGCCGGGCGGGTGCGCGGCGACCGCGCCTGGGGCGAGGATCAGCCCGGCCTGATGGCCCGCGAGCGCCTGCGCTACGCCGCTCGCCTGGCCAAGGCCAGCGGCCTGCCGGTGCTGACTTCCGGTGGCCTGCACTACGGCACGCCGCCTTCCGAAGCGCGGATCATGGCGCAGAGCCTGCTGGACGACTATGGCGTGCCGGTGCGCTGGGAAGAAGGGCGTAGCCGCACCACGTGGGAGAATGCACAATTCAGTGCCCGGATGCTGCGCGATGCCGGCATCCGCCGCGTGGTTCTGGTCACCAATGCGGCCCATATGCCGCGTTCGCTGTGGAGTTTTGAGAGGGCTGGCCTGGAGGTCGTGCCGGCGCCGTCTGGCTACATCGGTGTCGACGATGCCGTGCCGATGGGCGGCTGGCTGCCGGAAAGCCGCGCGATCTGGCAGAGCGGGCAACTGCTCAATGAAGCGATCGGGCTGGTCGGATATCGGCTGTTCTACCGCTGA
- the arfA gene encoding alternative ribosome rescue factor ArfA, whose product MTKKSKRPNKAKSLIAQPLFRSRQEQPLKGKGSYRREASRNWEASSLLAA is encoded by the coding sequence ATGACGAAGAAAAGCAAGCGGCCGAACAAGGCCAAATCCCTGATCGCGCAGCCACTGTTCCGCAGCCGCCAGGAACAGCCACTCAAAGGCAAAGGCAGCTACCGCCGTGAAGCCTCCCGCAACTGGGAGGCTTCTTCGCTTCTGGCGGCCTGA
- a CDS encoding LPS-assembly lipoprotein LptE: MKRILTSLALIGLATVLTACGFHLRGLGDTNFALKEVDLTARNAYGETVKDLKQLLEGSGVKVISRAPYHVILAREDVTTRTVSYTSSARSAENQLTNTLDYEIRGANDLLLLNGQVQVRKVYVQDENNLIGSDQEATQIREEMRRDLVQQMAMRLQMITPAQLDDLQRKAEAKAKAEADAMKAAEEAQKAQPQQSPIEFPKAE, encoded by the coding sequence ATGAAACGTATCCTGACCAGCCTCGCGCTGATCGGCCTGGCCACCGTGCTGACCGCCTGCGGTTTCCACCTGCGCGGCCTGGGCGATACGAACTTTGCGCTCAAGGAAGTCGACCTGACCGCGCGCAACGCATACGGCGAAACGGTCAAGGATCTGAAGCAACTGCTCGAAGGCAGCGGCGTCAAGGTCATCTCCCGCGCGCCTTACCACGTCATCCTCGCCCGCGAGGACGTGACGACCCGTACCGTCAGCTACACCAGCTCGGCACGCAGCGCGGAAAACCAGCTCACCAACACCCTGGACTACGAGATCCGCGGTGCCAACGACCTGCTGCTGCTCAACGGCCAGGTACAGGTGCGCAAGGTCTACGTGCAGGACGAGAACAACCTGATCGGCTCCGACCAGGAAGCTACGCAGATCCGCGAGGAAATGCGCCGCGACCTGGTGCAGCAGATGGCCATGCGCCTGCAGATGATCACCCCGGCCCAACTGGATGACCTGCAGCGCAAGGCGGAAGCCAAGGCCAAGGCCGAAGCGGATGCCATGAAGGCCGCGGAAGAGGCGCAAAAAGCCCAGCCGCAGCAGTCGCCGATCGAATTCCCGAAAGCCGAGTGA
- a CDS encoding lytic murein transglycosylase: MRKPVSPVFGQRCLLAAALSLAAFGLLSSCAEAPPKGSASTTTQAPPTQSFAQWRDGFRAQALAAGISAQTFDRAFDGIQPDDAVVTADRSQPEFTRPVWQYLDSAVSPARVRSGQARLQENAAALQRIDATYGVDQEAVVAIWGMESNFGAQMGSKNVIRSLATLAYEGRRPDFGRDQLIAALQILQHGDVPAHYMIGSWAGAMGQTQFIPTTYNRYAVDFDGDGRRDIWGSSSDALASTANYLHASGWQRGLPWGFEVRLPPGFDYSQAEMSIRKPLAEWQSLGIQPLSGTLPSVGTSMSLLLPAGYRGPAFLVTDNFHAILKYNNSSSYALAVGLLADSFKGGGQLVGRWPVGDAPLSRSERIELQQSLAARGFAPGSADGIIGANTRQAIRVYQKSIGLPADGYPTEELLGRLRKNP, encoded by the coding sequence ATGCGCAAGCCTGTTTCACCCGTTTTCGGCCAACGCTGCCTGCTCGCTGCCGCCCTGTCGCTGGCCGCCTTCGGCCTGCTGTCCTCCTGTGCCGAGGCGCCTCCCAAGGGCTCGGCTTCCACCACCACCCAGGCGCCACCAACGCAGAGCTTCGCGCAGTGGCGCGACGGCTTCCGCGCCCAGGCCCTGGCGGCCGGTATCAGTGCGCAGACATTCGATCGCGCCTTCGACGGGATCCAGCCGGATGACGCCGTCGTCACCGCCGATCGCAGTCAGCCGGAGTTCACCAGGCCAGTCTGGCAATATCTGGATTCCGCCGTGTCGCCGGCACGGGTACGCAGCGGCCAGGCCCGGCTACAGGAGAACGCAGCGGCGCTGCAGCGCATCGACGCCACCTACGGTGTGGACCAGGAAGCCGTCGTGGCGATCTGGGGGATGGAGAGCAACTTCGGGGCGCAGATGGGCAGCAAGAACGTAATCCGCTCGCTCGCCACCCTGGCCTACGAGGGTCGGCGCCCGGATTTCGGCCGCGACCAACTGATCGCCGCCCTGCAGATCCTCCAGCATGGCGATGTCCCCGCACACTACATGATCGGCTCGTGGGCCGGCGCAATGGGCCAGACGCAGTTCATTCCCACCACCTACAACCGATACGCGGTGGACTTCGACGGCGACGGTCGCCGCGATATCTGGGGCTCATCCAGCGATGCGCTGGCCTCCACTGCCAACTATCTGCACGCCTCCGGCTGGCAGCGCGGCCTGCCCTGGGGCTTCGAGGTGCGTCTGCCGCCAGGCTTCGATTACTCGCAGGCGGAGATGAGCATCCGCAAGCCGTTGGCCGAATGGCAAAGCCTCGGCATCCAGCCGCTCTCCGGTACGCTCCCCAGCGTGGGCACCAGCATGTCGCTGTTGCTGCCGGCAGGCTATCGCGGCCCGGCGTTCCTGGTGACGGACAACTTCCACGCCATCCTCAAATACAACAACTCCAGTTCCTATGCCCTGGCCGTCGGCCTGCTCGCGGATAGCTTCAAGGGCGGTGGCCAGCTCGTTGGCCGCTGGCCAGTGGGCGACGCACCGCTCAGCCGCAGCGAGCGCATCGAGCTGCAACAGAGTCTGGCTGCCCGCGGCTTCGCGCCGGGCAGTGCGGATGGGATCATCGGTGCCAACACCCGCCAGGCAATCCGTGTGTACCAGAAGTCCATCGGACTGCCGGCGGATGGCTACCCGACAGAGGAGTTGCTCGGTCGGCTACGCAAGAATCCCTGA
- the lnt gene encoding apolipoprotein N-acyltransferase produces the protein MRWITRPGLPGHLLALVAGALTPLALAPFGYWPLALLSLALFYLGLRGTTPGSALWRGWWYGFGAFIAGTSWIYFSIHDFGGASGPLAAFLVIGFSAGVAFFFALPAWVWAHLFRRNNAPISDALAFAALWVVLELFRSWFLTGFPWLYAGYSQLHGPLAGLAPLGGVWLVSFSIALSAALIINFPALTLRPARLIIGLVLLAAPWAVGIAYKGHAWTTPAGAPLKVAALQGNIAQEMKWDPKAITHQLELYRDLTAAQSDVDLIVWPETAVPVLKDQATNYLGMINGVATARKAALITGVPVRQKSADGVRYYNGITVVGEGSGDYLKQKLVPFGEYVPMQDVLRGLIAFFDLPMSDFARGPADQPLLKAKGYAIAPYICYEVVYPEFAAGLAAQSQLLLTISNDAWFGTSIGPLQHLQMAQMRALEAGRWMIRGTNNGVTALIDPHGNLAVQIPQFQQGVLHGEVVPMQGLTPYLKWRVWPLATLGTVLLVWALVRRRTHPEERRLFG, from the coding sequence ATGCGCTGGATCACACGTCCCGGCCTGCCAGGCCATCTGCTGGCACTCGTCGCTGGCGCGCTCACCCCACTGGCCCTGGCTCCGTTCGGCTACTGGCCGCTGGCGCTGCTGTCTCTCGCCCTGTTCTATCTCGGCCTGCGCGGCACCACACCCGGCTCCGCACTGTGGCGCGGCTGGTGGTACGGCTTCGGCGCCTTCATTGCCGGCACCAGCTGGATCTACTTCAGCATCCACGATTTCGGCGGTGCCTCCGGCCCGCTGGCGGCCTTCCTGGTGATCGGCTTCAGCGCCGGCGTCGCCTTCTTCTTCGCCCTGCCCGCCTGGGTCTGGGCACACCTGTTCCGGCGCAATAACGCGCCGATCAGCGATGCACTCGCATTCGCCGCGCTATGGGTCGTGCTGGAGCTGTTCCGCAGTTGGTTCCTCACCGGCTTCCCCTGGCTCTACGCCGGCTACAGCCAACTGCACGGCCCGCTGGCCGGGCTGGCGCCGCTGGGTGGCGTATGGCTGGTCTCGTTCAGCATCGCTCTGAGCGCGGCGCTGATCATCAACTTCCCCGCCCTTACCCTGCGCCCTGCGCGGCTGATCATCGGCCTCGTGCTGCTGGCGGCGCCCTGGGCAGTCGGCATCGCCTACAAGGGGCACGCCTGGACCACCCCGGCCGGCGCACCACTGAAGGTGGCGGCGCTGCAGGGCAACATCGCCCAGGAAATGAAGTGGGATCCGAAAGCGATCACCCACCAACTGGAGCTGTACCGCGACCTGACTGCGGCGCAGAGCGATGTCGACCTCATCGTCTGGCCGGAAACCGCCGTCCCCGTCCTGAAGGATCAGGCCACCAACTACCTGGGCATGATCAACGGGGTCGCCACCGCCAGGAAGGCAGCGCTGATCACCGGTGTGCCGGTGCGCCAGAAGAGTGCCGACGGCGTGCGCTACTACAACGGCATCACCGTGGTCGGCGAAGGCAGCGGCGACTACCTGAAACAGAAGCTGGTGCCTTTTGGCGAGTACGTGCCGATGCAGGACGTACTGCGCGGCCTGATCGCCTTCTTCGACCTGCCCATGTCCGATTTTGCCCGCGGCCCGGCGGACCAGCCGCTGCTCAAAGCCAAGGGTTACGCCATAGCGCCGTACATCTGCTACGAAGTGGTTTACCCGGAATTCGCCGCCGGCCTGGCGGCACAGAGCCAACTGCTGCTTACCATCAGCAACGACGCCTGGTTCGGCACGTCCATCGGCCCCCTGCAGCATCTGCAGATGGCCCAGATGCGCGCCCTCGAAGCTGGCCGCTGGATGATCCGCGGCACCAACAACGGCGTCACCGCGCTGATCGATCCGCACGGCAACCTCGCTGTGCAGATTCCACAGTTCCAGCAAGGTGTGCTGCACGGCGAAGTGGTGCCGATGCAGGGCCTGACGCCGTATCTGAAGTGGCGCGTCTGGCCGCTGGCGACACTTGGCACAGTGTTGCTGGTCTGGGCGCTGGTACGCCGCCGGACGCATCCGGAAGAGCGCCGGCTGTTCGGCTGA
- a CDS encoding PhoH family protein, whose amino-acid sequence MNAPLDIHRFILEPFDARSFANLCGQFDEHLHQIEKRLDIEIRNRGNQFELVGDPLRTQAAENLLQRLYREAQSGTELTPDMVHLFLQESGLEDLAAEPAAPLVTLKTRKAHIRPRGANQQRYVKSILDHDINFGIGPAGTGKTYLAVACAVDALEREQIRRILLVRPAVEAGEKLGFLPGDLSQKIDPYLRPLYDALYEMLGFETVAKLIERQVIEVAPLAYMRGRTLNNSFIILDESQNTTIEQMKMFLTRIGFGSTAVITGDVTQVDLPRGTRSGLKHVMEVLRDVPGISFTHFKSKDVVRHPLVQRIVDAYEAYENRLHGNEGGKNA is encoded by the coding sequence TTGAACGCCCCTCTGGATATTCACCGCTTCATCCTGGAACCCTTCGATGCTCGCAGCTTCGCCAATCTGTGCGGGCAGTTCGACGAGCATCTGCACCAGATCGAGAAACGCCTGGACATCGAGATCCGCAACCGCGGCAACCAGTTCGAACTGGTCGGTGATCCCTTGCGCACCCAGGCGGCCGAAAACCTTCTGCAGCGCCTCTACCGCGAGGCACAGAGCGGCACCGAGCTGACCCCGGACATGGTTCATCTGTTCCTGCAGGAGTCCGGCCTGGAAGACCTGGCCGCCGAGCCCGCCGCCCCGCTGGTGACGCTGAAGACCCGCAAGGCGCACATCCGCCCCCGCGGCGCCAACCAGCAGCGCTACGTGAAGTCGATCCTCGATCACGACATCAACTTCGGCATCGGCCCGGCAGGCACCGGCAAGACCTACCTGGCGGTGGCTTGCGCCGTGGATGCCCTGGAGCGCGAGCAGATCCGCCGCATCCTGCTGGTGCGCCCGGCGGTCGAGGCTGGCGAGAAGCTCGGCTTCCTGCCTGGCGACCTGTCGCAAAAGATCGACCCCTACCTGCGCCCTCTGTACGACGCGCTGTACGAGATGCTCGGTTTCGAAACCGTGGCCAAGCTGATCGAACGGCAGGTCATCGAAGTCGCGCCGCTGGCCTACATGCGCGGCCGCACACTGAACAACAGCTTCATCATCCTCGACGAAAGCCAGAACACCACCATCGAGCAGATGAAGATGTTCCTCACGCGCATCGGCTTCGGCTCCACCGCGGTGATCACTGGCGACGTAACCCAGGTCGACCTGCCGCGCGGCACCCGCTCGGGCCTCAAGCATGTGATGGAAGTGCTGCGCGACGTACCCGGCATCAGCTTCACCCATTTCAAGTCCAAGGATGTCGTACGCCACCCACTGGTGCAGCGCATCGTCGATGCCTACGAGGCCTACGAAAATCGCCTGCACGGCAACGAAGGCGGCAAGAATGCTTGA